The proteins below are encoded in one region of Paracoccus sp. N5:
- a CDS encoding NADH-quinone oxidoreductase subunit M has translation MTNLLSIITFLPIVAAIIMALFLRGQDSAAARNAKWLALLTTTATFVISLFVLFRFDPANTGFQFVEDHAWIMGLRYKMGVDGISVLFVLLTTFMMPLTILSTWDVEVKVKEYMIAFLVLEGLMIGVFTALDLVLFYLFFEAGLIPMFLIIGIWGGKDRIYASFKFFLYTFLGSVLMLVAMIAMYRMAGTTDIPTLLSFDFPSETYRLLGVTVVGGTQMLLFLAFFASFAVKMPMWPVHTWLPDAHVQAPTAGSVLLAAVLLKMGGYGFLRFSLPMFPVASGVAQPYVFWLSAIAIVYTSLVALAQSDMKKVIAYSSVAHMGYVTMGIFAANQIGVDGAIFQMLSHGFISGALFLCVGVIYDRMHTREIDAYGGLVNRMPKYAMVFMFFTMANVGLPGTSGFVGEFLTLIGVFRENTWVALVATSGVILSAAYALWLYRRVTLGQLIKESLKSIADMTPRERWIFVPLIAMTLILGVYPRLVTDMTGPAVEGLLTHYHQSQPVVETAAATTSH, from the coding sequence GATCTCGCTCTTCGTGCTGTTCCGCTTCGACCCGGCGAACACGGGCTTCCAGTTCGTCGAGGATCACGCCTGGATCATGGGCCTGCGCTACAAGATGGGCGTGGACGGGATCTCGGTGCTGTTCGTGCTGCTGACCACCTTCATGATGCCGCTGACCATCCTCTCGACCTGGGATGTCGAGGTGAAGGTCAAGGAATACATGATCGCCTTCCTGGTGCTGGAAGGGCTGATGATCGGCGTCTTCACCGCGCTGGACCTGGTGCTGTTCTACCTGTTCTTCGAGGCCGGGCTGATCCCGATGTTCCTGATCATCGGCATCTGGGGCGGCAAGGACCGCATCTATGCCTCCTTCAAGTTCTTCCTCTACACCTTCCTCGGCTCGGTGTTGATGCTGGTCGCGATGATCGCCATGTATCGCATGGCGGGCACCACCGACATCCCGACGCTGCTGAGCTTCGACTTCCCGTCCGAGACCTATCGCCTGCTGGGCGTGACGGTGGTCGGCGGCACGCAGATGCTGCTGTTCCTGGCCTTCTTCGCCAGCTTCGCGGTCAAGATGCCGATGTGGCCGGTGCATACCTGGCTGCCCGACGCGCACGTCCAGGCGCCGACCGCCGGCTCGGTCCTGCTGGCGGCGGTTCTGCTGAAGATGGGCGGCTACGGCTTCCTGCGCTTCAGCCTGCCGATGTTCCCGGTCGCCAGCGGCGTGGCCCAGCCCTATGTCTTCTGGCTCTCGGCCATCGCCATCGTCTATACCTCGCTGGTGGCGCTGGCGCAGTCGGACATGAAGAAGGTCATCGCCTATTCGTCCGTGGCGCACATGGGCTATGTCACCATGGGCATCTTCGCGGCGAACCAGATCGGCGTCGACGGCGCCATCTTCCAGATGCTGTCGCACGGCTTCATCTCGGGCGCGCTGTTCCTTTGCGTCGGCGTGATCTACGACCGCATGCACACGCGCGAGATCGACGCCTATGGCGGCCTGGTGAACCGGATGCCGAAATACGCCATGGTGTTCATGTTCTTCACCATGGCCAACGTCGGCCTGCCCGGCACCTCGGGCTTCGTGGGCGAGTTCCTGACGCTGATCGGCGTGTTCCGCGAGAACACCTGGGTGGCGCTGGTCGCGACCTCGGGCGTGATCCTGTCGGCGGCCTATGCGCTGTGGCTCTATCGCCGCGTCACGCTGGGCCAGCTGATCAAGGAAAGCCTCAAGTCGATCGCCGACATGACCCCGCGCGAGCGCTGGATCTTCGTGCCGCTGATCGCCATGACGCTGATCCTGGGCGTCTATCCGCGGCTGGTCACCGATATGACCGGGCCGGCGGTGGAAGGCCTGCTTACCCATTATCACCAAAGCCAGCCGGTGGTCGAAACCGCCGCGGCGACGACCAGCCACTAG
- the nuoN gene encoding NADH-quinone oxidoreductase subunit NuoN, which produces MTSLDFSTILPEVVLAAYALAALMAGAYLGKDGLARTLLWATVAAFLVVAAMVGLGNRADQTAFYGMFIDDGFSRFAKVVMLVAAAAVLAMSADYMAQRNMLRFEFPIIVALAVIGMMFMVSAGDLLTLYMGLELQSLALYVVAAMRRGSVRSSEAGLKYFVLGSLSSGLLLYGASLVYGFAGTTSFSGIVTVIEGGHLSLGVLFGLVFMLVGLSFKVSAVPFHMWTPDVYEGAPTPVTAFFATAPKVAAMALIARLVFDAFGHVIGDWSQIVAALAVMSMFLGSVAGIGQTDIKRLMAYSSIAHMGFALVGLAAGTSLGVQAMLIYMTIYAVMNVGTFAFILSLERDGVPVTDLASLNRLAWSEPVKALAMLVLLFSLAGVPPTLGFFAKFGVLTAAVDAGLGWLAVAGVIASVIGAFYYLRIVYYMYFGAEGQGVTSRMAPAQYLSLMLPALAMLLGAINMMGVDAAAGRAAETLVAPAVTEVTIITEPAPGAVAEPEPVE; this is translated from the coding sequence ATGACCTCGCTCGATTTCTCGACCATTCTGCCCGAGGTGGTGCTGGCCGCTTACGCCCTTGCCGCGCTGATGGCCGGCGCCTATCTCGGCAAGGACGGGCTGGCCCGGACGCTGCTCTGGGCCACGGTCGCGGCCTTCCTGGTCGTAGCCGCCATGGTGGGCCTGGGCAACCGGGCCGACCAGACCGCCTTCTACGGCATGTTCATCGACGACGGCTTCTCGCGCTTTGCCAAGGTGGTGATGCTGGTCGCCGCCGCCGCCGTGCTGGCGATGAGCGCCGACTACATGGCGCAGCGCAACATGCTGCGCTTCGAATTCCCGATCATTGTCGCGCTGGCGGTCATCGGCATGATGTTCATGGTCTCGGCCGGCGACCTCTTGACGCTCTACATGGGACTCGAGCTGCAATCGCTGGCGCTTTACGTCGTCGCGGCCATGCGGCGCGGCTCGGTGCGCTCGTCCGAGGCGGGGCTGAAGTATTTTGTGCTGGGCTCGCTTTCTTCGGGGCTGCTGCTTTATGGCGCCTCGCTGGTCTACGGCTTTGCCGGCACCACCAGCTTCTCGGGCATCGTCACCGTGATCGAGGGCGGACACCTGTCGCTGGGCGTGCTTTTCGGCCTAGTGTTCATGCTGGTCGGCCTGTCCTTCAAGGTCTCAGCCGTGCCCTTCCATATGTGGACGCCCGACGTCTATGAGGGCGCGCCGACGCCGGTGACGGCCTTCTTCGCCACCGCGCCCAAGGTCGCGGCCATGGCGCTGATCGCGCGGCTGGTCTTCGACGCCTTCGGCCATGTCATCGGCGACTGGAGCCAGATCGTCGCGGCGCTGGCGGTCATGTCGATGTTCCTGGGTTCGGTCGCCGGCATCGGCCAGACCGACATCAAGCGCCTGATGGCCTATTCCTCGATCGCGCATATGGGCTTCGCGCTGGTCGGCCTGGCCGCCGGCACCAGCCTGGGCGTGCAGGCGATGCTGATCTACATGACCATCTATGCGGTGATGAACGTCGGCACCTTCGCCTTCATCCTGTCGCTCGAGCGTGACGGCGTGCCGGTCACCGACCTTGCCTCGCTGAACCGGCTGGCCTGGAGCGAGCCGGTCAAGGCGCTGGCCATGCTGGTGCTGCTGTTCAGCCTTGCCGGCGTGCCGCCGACGCTGGGCTTCTTCGCCAAGTTCGGCGTGCTGACCGCCGCGGTCGATGCCGGGCTGGGCTGGCTGGCGGTGGCGGGCGTGATCGCCTCGGTCATCGGCGCCTTCTACTACCTGCGCATCGTCTACTATATGTATTTCGGTGCCGAGGGGCAGGGCGTGACCTCGCGCATGGCGCCGGCGCAATACCTGAGCCTGATGCTGCCGGCGCTGGCCATGCTGCTGGGCGCGATCAACATGATGGGCGTCGATGCCGCTGCCGGTCGCGCGGCCGAGACGCTGGTCGCGCCAGCCGTGACCGAGGTGACGATCATTACCGAGCCGGCACCCGGCGCGGTGGCAGAGCCCGAACCCGTTGAGTGA
- a CDS encoding biotin--[acetyl-CoA-carboxylase] ligase — protein MSEAWPEGVGRHVLARTDSTNAEALRLAPSLSGPAWIMTREQFAGRGRRGRDWAMPAGNFAGTLVLRSPGGVAAAQLSFVAALALYDALADACGPAARLAIKWPNDVLLNGGKVAGILLESAGPGQGQGRGMGAVAVGIGVNLAAAPGSGQVEPGAVTPVSVLAETGHAVAPEDFLDLLAPAFARWLAQMQTYGFAPIRHAWLARAARLGEPILARTGATERRGVFEGIDDSGALILRTPAGPQVIPAADVFFGG, from the coding sequence TTGAGTGAGGCCTGGCCCGAGGGCGTGGGCCGGCATGTGCTGGCCCGCACCGACAGCACCAATGCCGAGGCGCTGAGGCTGGCGCCCAGCCTGTCCGGCCCGGCCTGGATCATGACGCGCGAGCAATTCGCCGGACGCGGCCGCCGCGGCCGGGACTGGGCGATGCCGGCGGGGAACTTCGCCGGCACGCTGGTCCTGCGCAGCCCGGGCGGCGTCGCGGCGGCGCAGCTGTCCTTTGTCGCGGCGCTGGCGCTTTACGACGCGCTGGCCGATGCCTGCGGCCCCGCCGCGCGGCTGGCGATCAAATGGCCGAACGACGTGCTGCTGAACGGCGGCAAGGTCGCCGGCATCCTGCTGGAAAGCGCCGGCCCGGGCCAGGGCCAAGGACGGGGCATGGGCGCCGTCGCGGTGGGCATCGGCGTGAACCTGGCGGCCGCACCCGGCAGCGGCCAGGTCGAGCCCGGCGCCGTCACCCCCGTTTCGGTCCTGGCCGAGACCGGCCATGCCGTCGCACCCGAGGATTTTCTGGACCTGCTGGCGCCGGCCTTCGCGCGCTGGCTGGCCCAGATGCAGACCTATGGCTTCGCGCCGATCCGCCATGCCTGGTTGGCCCGCGCCGCCCGGCTGGGCGAGCCGATCCTGGCCCGCACCGGCGCGACCGAGCGTCGCGGCGTCTTCGAGGGCATCGACGACAGCGGCGCGCTGATCCTGCGCACGCCCGCCGGCCCGCAGGTGATCCCCGCTGCCGACGTGTTCTTCGGAGGCTGA
- a CDS encoding type III pantothenate kinase, with protein sequence MLLCIDTGNTNTVFSVWDGERFAGMWRISTDHRRTADEYFVWLSTLIQLQKLDLNITDCIISSTAPRVVFNLRVLCNRYFDTRPLVVGKPDCLLPVAPRVDFGTVVGPDRLVNTVGAFDRHGPDLIVVDFGTATTFDVVDTDGAYVGGVIAPGVNLSLEALHMGAASLPHVDVTMPARVIGTNTVACIQSGIFWGYIGLVQGIVEKIREERGRPMQVIATGGLAPLFDQGFDLFDAIEDDLTMHGLRLIHDYNKEMGNG encoded by the coding sequence ATGCTGCTTTGCATCGACACCGGCAACACCAACACTGTCTTCTCGGTCTGGGACGGTGAGAGATTCGCCGGCATGTGGCGGATTTCGACCGACCATCGCCGCACGGCGGATGAATATTTCGTCTGGCTCTCGACGCTGATCCAGCTGCAGAAGCTGGACCTGAACATCACCGATTGCATCATCAGTTCGACCGCGCCGCGCGTGGTCTTCAACCTGCGCGTGCTCTGCAACCGCTATTTCGACACCCGCCCGCTGGTGGTGGGCAAGCCCGACTGCCTGCTGCCGGTGGCGCCGCGCGTCGATTTCGGCACCGTGGTCGGCCCCGACCGGCTGGTGAACACCGTCGGCGCCTTCGACCGGCACGGGCCGGACCTGATCGTGGTCGATTTCGGCACCGCCACCACCTTCGACGTGGTCGACACCGACGGCGCCTATGTCGGCGGCGTCATCGCGCCCGGCGTGAACCTGTCGCTCGAGGCGCTGCACATGGGTGCGGCCAGCCTGCCGCATGTCGATGTGACCATGCCGGCCAGGGTGATCGGCACCAATACCGTGGCCTGCATCCAGTCGGGCATCTTCTGGGGCTATATCGGCCTCGTCCAGGGCATCGTCGAGAAGATCCGCGAGGAACGCGGCCGGCCGATGCAGGTAATAGCTACCGGCGGGCTTGCGCCGCTGTTCGATCAGGGCTTTGATCTGTTCGACGCGATCGAGGACGATCTGACCATGCATGGTCTGCGTCTGATCCATGATTACAACAAGGAGATGGGCAATGGCTGA
- a CDS encoding ribonuclease J, with product MAERLIYLPLGGAGEIGMNAYVYGYGQPGRERLIVVDLGVTFGDMDTAPGIDLIMADVGWLEANRDRIEAIFITHGHEDHVGALGLLWGRIQKPVHCRRFTGALARLKLEEAGQPVDQLHIHAPRPEVVTAGPFQVQFVPVSHSIPESSALIIDTPAGRIVHTGDFKLDGTPVVGEAFDPILWHEIAGEGNGVKALACDSTNIFVPHPGRSEAILANPLLDFVTSQKQMVVATTFASNIARLKTLAEAGTASGRKICLLGRAMRRMVTVGIETGVLTSFPATISPEDASEMPRDKVMLIVTGSQGERRAASAQLSRGRYLGLQLKDGDSFLFSSRTIPGNERGVIRIQNQLSEMGVDLFDADDGVYHVSGHANRPDIEAVHELLKPQMVIPMHGEHMHLREHVKLAQARGIPAAIATNGTMLDLTGDAPRVVDQIDTGRVYLDGTRLIGAMDGVVRDRIRMALNGHAMVSIIIDEDDSPLPDAWVELSGLPETGRAGVPLARNIESELAAFLERADDRTVMDDDRLEEGVRRITRQVSMEEIGKKPEVTVVISRLAAE from the coding sequence ATGGCTGAGCGCCTGATCTATCTGCCGCTGGGCGGCGCGGGCGAAATCGGCATGAACGCCTATGTCTACGGCTATGGCCAGCCGGGCCGCGAGCGGCTGATCGTGGTCGACCTGGGCGTGACCTTCGGCGACATGGACACGGCGCCGGGCATCGACCTGATCATGGCCGATGTCGGCTGGCTGGAAGCCAACCGCGACCGCATCGAGGCGATCTTCATCACCCATGGGCACGAAGATCACGTCGGCGCGCTTGGCCTGCTCTGGGGCCGCATCCAGAAGCCGGTGCATTGCCGCCGCTTCACCGGCGCCCTAGCCCGGCTGAAGCTGGAGGAGGCCGGCCAGCCGGTCGATCAGCTGCATATCCATGCGCCGCGCCCCGAAGTGGTGACGGCCGGCCCGTTCCAGGTGCAATTCGTCCCGGTCAGCCATTCGATCCCGGAAAGCTCGGCGCTGATCATCGACACGCCGGCCGGCCGCATCGTGCATACCGGCGACTTCAAGCTGGACGGCACCCCGGTGGTGGGCGAGGCCTTCGACCCGATCCTGTGGCACGAGATCGCGGGTGAAGGCAACGGCGTCAAGGCGCTGGCCTGCGATTCGACGAATATCTTCGTGCCCCATCCCGGCCGGTCCGAGGCGATCCTGGCCAATCCGCTGCTGGATTTCGTGACCTCGCAAAAGCAGATGGTGGTGGCGACGACCTTCGCCAGCAACATCGCCCGGCTCAAGACCCTGGCCGAGGCCGGCACCGCCTCGGGCCGCAAGATCTGCCTGCTGGGCCGGGCCATGCGCCGCATGGTCACCGTCGGCATCGAGACCGGCGTGCTGACCAGTTTCCCGGCGACCATCAGCCCCGAGGACGCCTCGGAAATGCCGCGCGACAAGGTGATGCTGATCGTCACCGGCAGCCAGGGGGAACGCCGCGCCGCCAGTGCCCAGCTGTCGCGCGGGCGCTACCTGGGCCTGCAATTGAAGGATGGCGACAGCTTCCTGTTCAGTTCGCGCACCATCCCTGGCAACGAGCGCGGGGTGATCCGGATCCAGAACCAGCTGTCCGAGATGGGCGTCGACCTGTTCGATGCCGACGACGGGGTCTATCACGTCTCGGGCCATGCCAACCGGCCGGATATCGAGGCGGTGCATGAACTCCTGAAGCCGCAGATGGTGATCCCGATGCATGGCGAGCACATGCACCTGCGCGAGCATGTGAAGCTGGCGCAGGCCCGCGGCATCCCGGCGGCCATTGCCACCAACGGCACCATGCTGGACCTGACCGGCGACGCGCCGCGGGTCGTGGACCAGATCGACACCGGACGGGTCTACCTGGACGGCACCAGGCTGATCGGCGCCATGGACGGCGTGGTGCGCGACCGCATCCGCATGGCGCTGAACGGTCATGCCATGGTCTCGATCATCATCGACGAGGACGACAGCCCGCTGCCCGACGCCTGGGTCGAGCTTTCGGGCCTGCCCGAGACCGGCCGCGCCGGCGTGCCGCTGGCCCGCAACATCGAATCGGAACTCGCAGCCTTCCTGGAGCGCGCCGACGACCGCACGGTGATGGACGACGACCGCCTGGAGGAGGGGGTTCGCAGGATCACCCGCCAGGTCTCGATGGAGGAGATCGGCAAGAAGCCCGAGGTGACGGTGGTGATCTCGCGCCTGGCGGCGGAATGA
- a CDS encoding tRNA (guanine(46)-N(7))-methyltransferase TrmB, with product MTEFDPNPPRRNFYGRRHGKTLRQSQKGYLSEDLGELRPRGITHAENPERKPVAPATIFGDDRPVWLEVGFGGGEHMVHMAARYPEIGIIGCEPFINGVAMLLGKIRHAGVTNVSVHPGDARDLMDVLPDASISKAFLNYPDPWPKARHHRRRFVTPEHLIPLARVMRPGAEFRVATDIPDYVRQTLEEVPGAGFDLVQEGPEPWDDWLSTRYEQKALREGRVPHYVTFRRRG from the coding sequence ATGACTGAATTCGACCCGAACCCTCCGCGCCGCAATTTCTATGGCCGTCGCCACGGCAAGACCCTGCGCCAGTCGCAGAAGGGCTATCTTTCCGAAGATCTGGGCGAGCTGCGCCCGCGCGGCATTACCCATGCCGAGAACCCCGAGCGCAAGCCGGTGGCGCCGGCCACGATCTTCGGCGACGACCGCCCGGTCTGGCTGGAGGTCGGCTTCGGCGGCGGCGAGCACATGGTCCACATGGCCGCGCGTTACCCCGAGATCGGCATCATCGGCTGCGAGCCCTTCATCAACGGCGTCGCCATGCTCTTGGGCAAGATCCGCCATGCCGGGGTGACGAATGTCAGTGTGCATCCCGGCGATGCCCGCGACCTGATGGACGTGCTGCCCGATGCCTCGATCAGCAAGGCTTTCCTGAACTATCCCGACCCCTGGCCCAAGGCGCGCCATCACCGCCGCCGCTTCGTGACGCCCGAGCACCTGATCCCGCTGGCCCGCGTCATGCGGCCGGGCGCCGAATTCCGCGTCGCGACCGACATTCCCGACTACGTGCGCCAGACGCTGGAGGAAGTGCCCGGCGCCGGCTTCGACCTGGTGCAAGAGGGGCCGGAGCCCTGGGACGACTGGCTCTCGACCCGCTACGAGCAGAAGGCGCTGCGCGAGGGGCGTGTGCCGCATTACGTGACCTTCCGCCGGCGGGGATGA
- the aroA gene encoding 3-phosphoshikimate 1-carboxyvinyltransferase encodes MSHSAEPLPMTARRSGPLTGEARVPGDKSISHRALILGALSVGETHITGLLEGQDVLDTAKAMQAFGAQVERLGTGEWKVNGVGVGGFAEPEGVIDCGNSGTGVRLIMGAMATTPITATFTGDASLSRRPMGRVTDPLELFGCEVTAREGKRLPVTIKGAADPVPVRYRTPVASAQIKSAVLLAGLNAPGETVVIESEPTRDHTERMLAGFGASIRTETTGEGHVITLQGRPELKPQPVAVPRDPSSAAFPVAAALIVPGSEIRVPGVSRNPTRDGLYVTLLEMGADITFENPREEGGEPVADLLVRHSALKGVTVPPERAASMIDEFPILSVVACFAEGATVMRGVHELRVKESDRIAAMEAGLIANGARVTSTEDSMTVEGSGGLAGGGASVVTHLDHRIAMSFLVAGLASDQPISVDDGGPIATSFPDFLPLMQRLGAAIE; translated from the coding sequence ATGTCACATTCCGCCGAACCGCTTCCGATGACCGCGCGCCGCTCGGGCCCCCTGACCGGCGAGGCTAGGGTGCCCGGCGACAAGTCGATCAGCCACCGCGCGCTGATCCTGGGCGCGCTGTCGGTGGGCGAGACGCATATCACCGGTCTGCTGGAGGGCCAGGACGTGCTCGATACCGCCAAGGCGATGCAGGCCTTCGGCGCCCAGGTCGAGCGGCTGGGGACCGGCGAATGGAAGGTCAACGGCGTCGGCGTCGGCGGCTTTGCCGAGCCCGAGGGCGTGATCGATTGCGGCAACTCGGGCACCGGCGTGCGGCTGATCATGGGCGCCATGGCCACGACGCCGATCACCGCCACCTTCACCGGCGATGCCAGCCTGTCGCGCCGCCCGATGGGTCGTGTCACCGACCCGCTGGAACTGTTCGGCTGTGAGGTCACCGCGCGCGAGGGCAAGCGCCTGCCGGTGACCATCAAGGGCGCGGCCGATCCGGTGCCGGTGCGCTACCGGACCCCGGTCGCCTCGGCGCAGATCAAGTCGGCGGTGCTGCTGGCGGGGCTGAATGCGCCGGGCGAGACGGTGGTGATCGAATCCGAACCGACCCGCGACCATACCGAGCGCATGCTGGCCGGCTTCGGCGCCAGCATCCGCACCGAAACCACCGGCGAGGGCCATGTCATCACCCTGCAGGGCCGGCCGGAGCTGAAGCCGCAGCCGGTGGCGGTGCCGCGCGATCCGTCCAGCGCCGCCTTCCCGGTGGCGGCGGCGCTGATCGTGCCGGGCTCGGAGATCCGCGTGCCGGGCGTCAGCCGCAACCCGACCCGCGACGGGCTCTATGTCACGTTGCTGGAAATGGGCGCCGACATCACCTTCGAAAACCCGCGCGAGGAGGGCGGCGAGCCGGTGGCCGACCTGCTGGTGCGTCATTCCGCGCTGAAGGGCGTGACCGTGCCGCCCGAGCGCGCCGCCAGCATGATCGACGAATTCCCGATCCTGTCGGTCGTGGCCTGCTTTGCCGAGGGCGCGACGGTGATGCGGGGCGTGCACGAGCTGCGCGTCAAGGAAAGCGACCGCATCGCGGCGATGGAGGCCGGGCTGATCGCCAATGGCGCCCGCGTGACATCGACCGAGGACAGCATGACGGTCGAAGGCAGCGGCGGGCTTGCGGGCGGCGGCGCCAGCGTGGTGACGCATCTCGACCACCGCATCGCCATGTCCTTCCTGGTGGCGGGGCTCGCCTCGGACCAGCCGATCAGCGTCGATGACGGCGGCCCGATCGCCACCTCCTTCCCGGATTTCCTGCCGCTGATGCAGAGGCTCGGCGCCGCGATCGAATGA
- a CDS encoding propionyl-CoA synthetase encodes MGYREIYAAWQADPEGFWMQAAEAIDWQQKPSKALDDHKAPIYEWFSDGMINTCWNAVDRHVLAGRGDQIAIMHESPITHSTKGITYKQLQDRVASLAGALRMRGVEKGDRVIIYMPMIPEALEAMLACARLGAIHSVVFGGFAANELAVRIDDCQPKAIIAASCGLEPNRVVHYKPLLDAAIDMAEHKPEFCVIFQREQEVAKLVEGRDFSWHGFQYGVKPADCVPVEGNHPAYILYTSGTTGQPKGVVRHTAGHLVALQWSMTNIYNIGPGDRFWAASDVGWVVGHSYICYGPLIAGATTVVFEGKPVGTPHPGVFWRIIQNHRIKSFFTAPTALRAIRREDPNGEWIRRYKLHDLQALFLAGERADPDTVKWAQEHLGVPVVDHWWQTETGWAIAANPIGIETLPTKPGSPSVPMPGYDVQVLDEGGNPVPAGTLGAIAIKLPLPPGTLPGLWNAEGRFRKSYLEHFPGYYETGDAGYIDEDGYLYIMARTDDVINVAGHRLSTGAMEEVLASHPDVAECAVIGVADSLKGQSPVGFLCLKAGVSTPHAQVVKEVVKLVRDRIGPVAAFKSACVVERLPKTRSGKILRATMAKIADGQPFKAPATIDDPAILDEIREALAGLGYPEAAKAG; translated from the coding sequence ATGGGGTATCGCGAGATCTATGCCGCGTGGCAGGCCGATCCCGAAGGGTTCTGGATGCAGGCCGCCGAGGCGATCGACTGGCAGCAGAAGCCCTCGAAGGCGCTCGATGACCACAAGGCGCCGATCTACGAATGGTTCTCGGATGGCATGATCAACACCTGCTGGAACGCCGTCGACCGCCATGTGCTGGCCGGGCGCGGCGACCAGATCGCCATCATGCATGAAAGCCCGATCACCCATTCCACCAAGGGCATCACCTACAAGCAGTTGCAGGACCGCGTCGCCTCGCTGGCCGGGGCGCTGCGGATGCGCGGCGTGGAAAAGGGCGACCGCGTCATCATCTACATGCCGATGATCCCCGAGGCGCTGGAGGCGATGCTGGCCTGCGCCCGGCTCGGCGCCATCCATTCGGTCGTCTTCGGCGGCTTCGCCGCGAACGAATTGGCGGTGCGCATCGACGATTGCCAGCCCAAGGCGATCATCGCCGCCTCCTGCGGGCTGGAACCGAACCGGGTGGTGCATTACAAGCCGTTGCTCGACGCCGCCATCGACATGGCCGAGCACAAGCCCGAGTTCTGCGTCATCTTCCAGCGCGAGCAAGAGGTCGCCAAGCTGGTCGAGGGCCGCGACTTCAGCTGGCACGGCTTCCAATATGGCGTGAAACCCGCCGATTGCGTCCCGGTCGAAGGCAACCACCCGGCCTATATCCTCTACACCTCCGGCACCACCGGCCAGCCCAAGGGCGTGGTGCGCCATACCGCCGGCCACCTGGTGGCGCTGCAATGGTCGATGACCAATATCTACAACATCGGCCCCGGCGACCGCTTCTGGGCCGCCTCGGACGTGGGCTGGGTCGTCGGGCATTCCTATATCTGCTACGGCCCGCTGATCGCCGGTGCGACCACCGTGGTCTTCGAGGGCAAGCCGGTCGGCACCCCGCATCCGGGCGTCTTCTGGCGCATCATCCAGAACCATCGCATCAAGAGCTTCTTCACCGCCCCCACCGCCCTGCGCGCCATCCGGCGCGAGGATCCGAACGGCGAATGGATCCGGCGCTACAAGCTGCACGACCTGCAGGCCCTGTTCCTGGCCGGCGAGCGCGCCGACCCCGACACGGTGAAATGGGCGCAAGAGCACCTCGGCGTGCCGGTGGTCGATCACTGGTGGCAGACCGAGACCGGCTGGGCCATCGCCGCCAATCCCATCGGCATCGAGACCCTGCCCACCAAGCCCGGCAGCCCCTCGGTGCCGATGCCGGGCTATGACGTGCAGGTGCTGGACGAGGGCGGCAATCCGGTCCCGGCCGGCACGCTCGGTGCCATCGCGATCAAGCTGCCCTTGCCGCCCGGCACGCTGCCGGGGCTGTGGAACGCGGAAGGCCGCTTCCGCAAGAGCTATCTCGAGCATTTCCCGGGCTATTACGAGACCGGCGACGCCGGCTATATCGACGAGGACGGCTATCTCTACATCATGGCCCGCACCGACGACGTCATCAACGTCGCCGGCCATCGCCTGTCCACCGGCGCCATGGAAGAGGTGCTGGCCAGCCACCCCGATGTCGCCGAATGTGCGGTGATCGGCGTGGCCGACAGCCTCAAGGGCCAATCCCCGGTCGGCTTCCTGTGCCTGAAGGCGGGGGTCAGCACGCCGCATGCGCAGGTGGTCAAGGAAGTGGTCAAGCTGGTGCGCGACCGCATCGGCCCGGTCGCGGCCTTCAAATCGGCCTGCGTGGTCGAACGGCTGCCCAAGACCCGCTCGGGCAAGATCCTGCGCGCCACCATGGCCAAGATCGCCGACGGCCAGCCCTTCAAGGCCCCGGCCACCATCGACGATCCGGCGATCCTGGACGAGATCCGCGAAGCGCTCGCGGGCCTGGGCTATCCCGAAGCCGCGAAAGCCGGCTGA